The sequence ATTAATGTCTTCAGCAGCTTTAAGTATATTTAGTCCATTTTCATGGATATGATCACAAACTACAATTGTATGTTTACTCATTCTTCTAAATCCTTGAATTATTTCATTTGGTCTTTTAATAAATCACCTAAAGTCATAGACGAATCATCGTTTACAGATTTTAAGATTTCTCTTTCTTGTTGTTGTTCTAATCTTTTGATTGATAATCTAACTCTATTTCTATTAGTATCAATATTTACAACAACAGCTTCAATTTCTTTTCCAATTTCGATATTTTCAGCAGTAGTAGGTGCAAAATCTTCATTTCTAACTAGTCCGTCTAAATTGTCTTCAAGTTTAATGAATAATCCGAAATCTTTAAGATCTTTGATTGTTCCTTTAACTATATCACCAATTTTATGAGTTGATTGGAAGTTTTTAGCTGGAGAGTCTGTAATGTCTTTGATTGATAATGAAATGTTTTCTTTTTCTCTATCAATTTTGATAATTTTAACTTCAAGCTCGTCACCTTTTTTATAAAGGTTTTTACATTTTGCATTACCTTCCCAAGAAGCTTCTTCGTTGTGTAATAATCCATCAACATCACCTAGAGTAACAAATGCTCCAAATTCAGTTAAAGTTGCTACTTTACCAGTAACGATGTCTCCAACTTTATGCTCTTTTGTAAATTTTGCAAAAGGTTTTTCTTGAAGATTTTTTAAAGATACTCTTAATCTTTTTTTATCAACATCTAGTTCAATAACTTCAACATTAACTTCATCACCCAATGTTAATAAATCTTTTGGATTTTTAAGATTTTTATTCCATGAAATTTCAGAGATATGTAATAAACCTTCAATATCATTTCCTAAATCAACAAAGGCACCATAAGATTCAAAGTTAGAAATAGTAACAGTAATAGTATCACCTACATCTAATTCGTCTCTAATCTCTTCCCAAGGGTTAGAAAGTGCAGCTTTAACTGATAATGATAAGTGTTGTTTAGTTTTGTCATAAGATAAAACTTTAACAGTAACTTCATCACCTTCAGCATAATAATTAGATGGATTAACAGGACCTTTGTAAGAGATTTCATTGTAGTTTACTAAACCATCAATTCCACCTAAATCTACAAACATTCCATAAGATGTGATTTTTTTGATTGTTCCATTGATTAGACCATCATTTTCTAAAAATTGTGCAACTTTTGCATCTTTTTCTATTTTAGATTCTTCAATAAGTTTTTTTCTTGAAACTATGATTGAGTTTTGTGCTTCATTGATTTTTAAAACTTTCGCTTTAACTTTTTTACCAAGTGCACCTTGAGCTTTTAAGTATGATTGAGCCATTGGCATAAAATACTCACAACCATTGTCATCTTCAATTATAAATCCACCTCTAGGTTTAATAGAGATAATTTTACCTTCAATAGTAACATCTTCTAAATCTTCAGTATGTTCTTTTACAAAAGCATCAAATTTTTCTTTTTGTAAAACTTTTTTGTGAGAGATAGAAGGTTTTTCACCTCTAATACCAGTTAATATAACAGGGATTGTATCACCTACTTTATATTTAACTTCACCACCAATAGTAATTTCAGAGATATGTAGTCTTCCTTCAACTTTTTGACCAACATCAACAGAAAC is a genomic window of Arcobacter sp. F2176 containing:
- a CDS encoding 30S ribosomal protein S1 — translated: MGIEDIEIGEDFDFEQMLNESFENAENNSVVDGVIVEISGENVSVDVGQKVEGRLHISEITIGGEVKYKVGDTIPVILTGIRGEKPSISHKKVLQKEKFDAFVKEHTEDLEDVTIEGKIISIKPRGGFIIEDDNGCEYFMPMAQSYLKAQGALGKKVKAKVLKINEAQNSIIVSRKKLIEESKIEKDAKVAQFLENDGLINGTIKKITSYGMFVDLGGIDGLVNYNEISYKGPVNPSNYYAEGDEVTVKVLSYDKTKQHLSLSVKAALSNPWEEIRDELDVGDTITVTISNFESYGAFVDLGNDIEGLLHISEISWNKNLKNPKDLLTLGDEVNVEVIELDVDKKRLRVSLKNLQEKPFAKFTKEHKVGDIVTGKVATLTEFGAFVTLGDVDGLLHNEEASWEGNAKCKNLYKKGDELEVKIIKIDREKENISLSIKDITDSPAKNFQSTHKIGDIVKGTIKDLKDFGLFIKLEDNLDGLVRNEDFAPTTAENIEIGKEIEAVVVNIDTNRNRVRLSIKRLEQQQEREILKSVNDDSSMTLGDLLKDQMK